The Azospirillum baldaniorum genome window below encodes:
- a CDS encoding IS481 family transposase: MYHIHPNARTTPAVRAAIAASTEPSGVLAKRYGVSTETIRKWRRRGSEDIQDHSSRPQHLRWWATEEERAIVCELRRSTGFPLDDLTFTVRHFLPRLNRDAIYRILKAEGLGRLPDRPTDAPKKGTKHFKEYDLGFLHIDIKHLPMLHVIGSGARKRYLYVAIDRASRMVHLAVKDEETEACATAFLREAVAAFPFTITHVLTDRGSCFTADGFEAACRALGVQHRTTKPYTPQTNGMVERFNGRIGREVLIMCIGTHNALERLLRGYKLAYNARRQRVLKGHSPDEVIRERLKAKPELANPAYRPPDPCSLTKAKVAAQLAVYAAKDVSHPDN, encoded by the coding sequence ATGTACCACATCCATCCCAACGCCCGCACCACTCCGGCGGTACGCGCGGCCATCGCCGCCTCGACCGAACCCTCGGGCGTGCTGGCCAAGCGCTACGGCGTCAGCACCGAAACCATCCGCAAATGGCGCAGGCGTGGTTCCGAGGACATTCAGGATCACTCCTCGCGGCCCCAGCACCTGCGCTGGTGGGCCACCGAGGAAGAGCGCGCCATCGTCTGTGAGCTGCGCCGGAGCACCGGGTTCCCACTCGACGACCTCACGTTTACGGTGCGCCACTTCCTGCCCCGCCTCAACCGCGACGCCATCTACCGCATCCTGAAGGCCGAGGGCCTGGGGCGCCTGCCCGACCGCCCGACCGACGCGCCCAAGAAGGGCACCAAGCACTTCAAAGAGTACGACCTCGGCTTCCTGCACATCGACATCAAGCACCTGCCGATGCTGCACGTGATCGGCTCCGGGGCCCGCAAACGCTACCTCTACGTCGCCATCGACCGTGCCTCGCGCATGGTCCACCTGGCGGTCAAGGACGAGGAAACCGAGGCCTGCGCCACCGCCTTCCTCAGAGAGGCCGTGGCCGCCTTTCCCTTCACCATCACCCACGTGCTGACCGACCGCGGCAGTTGCTTCACCGCCGACGGCTTCGAGGCGGCCTGCCGCGCCCTGGGTGTGCAACACCGCACGACCAAGCCCTACACGCCGCAGACCAACGGCATGGTCGAACGCTTCAACGGCCGCATCGGACGGGAGGTTCTGATCATGTGCATCGGCACGCACAACGCCCTGGAGCGCCTGCTGCGCGGCTACAAGCTTGCCTACAATGCCCGCCGGCAACGCGTCCTCAAAGGCCACTCACCCGACGAGGTCATCCGCGAGCGCCTGAAGGCGAAACCCGAGCTGGCCAACCCCGCCTATCGACCTCCCGATCCCTGCTCCCTGACCAAAGCCAAGGTTGCCGCTCAGCTCGCGGTGTATGCCGCCAAGGACGTATCGCATCCTGACAACTAG
- a CDS encoding nitric oxide reductase activation protein NorD codes for MLSLLEPEEFIGRHWHRLVGGRSSLPHHPDAAVTLEAIRPRLAVFFRGLGGDRGVRLAAAARASSGHRLSVLERIGLGTERLERPALDGDVLQLPALLDVFPDAALNERLYEWLAAYFAHAEADGVAAADLLRADPLRADVRALRQARATTARVLRRWPGLARLHGELCAALLAVRPRRSLPKDEAMVEAAVLALLGVGDGGAVLDGTIPLDRFTAPAGYKPFLPVPLWGEVSGPAPSGAPAVSDAAEEGAAAPSAESDGQRRKATRRDSDQVQREDPLILNRFEKIFGLAEMMNIPRPVDDDDEDAARQAADDMEEIALAQHQRKPSTRLKLDLDLAPAAVDAAPLTAVLTYPEWDHRRRAYHPAHCRVVAEPAPEDGEDWAPDEAALRRIRQVRRQFEALRPKRMVFTGQPDGDDLDLTALVRRCADQRAGGAGSDRVYQAARNAARDLAVAVLVDTSLSTDGWVDGHRVLDVEKEALLALSNGLNACGDPHAIFAFTSKKRDWVRVQTVKEFDEPLNAQVQRRVQALKPGHYTRMGAALRHAAARLAERPNRHRLLILLSDGKPNDVDHYEGRYGIEDTRVAIQEARRQGIALFGITVDAEARDYFPYLFGRGGYAIFPQVTHLTKALPALYRQVVG; via the coding sequence ATGCTGTCGCTGCTCGAGCCTGAGGAGTTCATCGGCCGCCACTGGCACCGCCTGGTCGGCGGCCGGTCGAGCCTGCCACACCATCCGGATGCCGCGGTGACGCTGGAGGCGATCAGGCCCCGGCTGGCGGTGTTCTTCCGCGGGCTGGGCGGCGACCGGGGCGTGCGGTTGGCCGCCGCGGCGCGGGCGTCCTCCGGCCACCGGCTGTCGGTGCTGGAGCGCATCGGCCTCGGCACCGAGCGGCTGGAGCGGCCGGCGCTGGACGGCGATGTGCTGCAATTGCCCGCCCTGCTCGACGTGTTTCCCGACGCAGCGTTGAACGAGCGGCTCTATGAGTGGCTGGCCGCCTACTTCGCGCACGCGGAGGCCGATGGCGTGGCTGCCGCCGATCTGCTGCGGGCCGATCCGCTGCGAGCCGATGTGCGGGCGCTGCGGCAGGCCCGGGCGACCACCGCCCGGGTTCTCAGGCGCTGGCCGGGTTTGGCCCGCCTGCATGGTGAGCTGTGCGCGGCGCTGCTCGCCGTCCGGCCCCGGCGATCCCTGCCGAAGGACGAGGCGATGGTGGAGGCGGCGGTGCTGGCTCTGCTGGGTGTCGGCGACGGCGGCGCGGTGCTGGACGGGACGATTCCGTTGGACCGCTTCACCGCTCCGGCCGGCTACAAGCCCTTCCTGCCGGTGCCGTTGTGGGGCGAGGTTTCGGGACCCGCGCCGTCCGGTGCGCCAGCTGTGTCCGATGCGGCCGAGGAGGGCGCCGCAGCCCCATCCGCCGAAAGCGACGGCCAGCGTCGCAAGGCGACGCGGCGCGACAGCGATCAGGTGCAGCGCGAGGACCCGCTGATCCTGAACCGCTTCGAAAAGATCTTCGGCTTGGCGGAGATGATGAACATTCCCCGCCCGGTCGATGACGACGACGAGGACGCCGCCCGTCAGGCCGCCGATGACATGGAGGAGATCGCGCTGGCCCAACATCAGCGCAAGCCCTCGACCCGGCTGAAACTCGATCTCGATCTGGCGCCCGCCGCCGTGGACGCGGCGCCGCTGACCGCGGTGCTGACCTATCCGGAATGGGACCATCGCCGCCGCGCCTATCACCCCGCCCATTGCCGTGTCGTCGCCGAACCGGCGCCGGAGGACGGTGAGGACTGGGCGCCCGACGAGGCCGCCCTGCGCCGAATCCGGCAGGTCCGTCGCCAGTTCGAGGCCTTGCGCCCGAAGCGCATGGTCTTCACCGGCCAGCCGGACGGCGACGACCTCGACCTCACCGCGCTGGTGCGCCGCTGCGCTGACCAGCGCGCGGGCGGGGCGGGCAGCGACCGCGTCTATCAGGCGGCGCGCAACGCCGCGCGCGATCTGGCGGTGGCGGTGCTGGTCGACACCTCGCTGTCCACCGACGGCTGGGTGGACGGGCACCGCGTTCTGGACGTCGAGAAGGAAGCCTTGCTGGCCCTGTCCAACGGGCTGAACGCCTGCGGCGACCCGCACGCCATCTTCGCCTTCACCTCGAAGAAGCGCGACTGGGTGCGGGTGCAGACGGTCAAGGAGTTCGACGAGCCCTTGAACGCCCAGGTGCAGCGGCGTGTCCAGGCGCTGAAGCCCGGCCATTACACCCGCATGGGAGCGGCGCTGCGCCACGCCGCCGCGCGTCTGGCGGAGCGGCCCAACCGCCACCGCCTGCTGATCCTGCTGTCGGACGGCAAGCCCAACGACGTGGACCATTACGAGGGGCGCTACGGCATAGAGGACACCCGCGTGGCGATCCAGGAGGCCCGCCGCCAGGGCATCGCCCTGTTCGGCATCACCGTGGACGCCGAGGCGCGCGACTATTTCCCCTACCTGTTCGGCCGGGGCGGTTATGCGATCTTCCCGCAGGTCACGCACCTGACCAAGGCCCTGCCGGCGCTGTACCGGCAAGTGGTGGGGTAG
- a CDS encoding cbb3-type cytochrome c oxidase subunit I, whose protein sequence is MKYESQKVALPYFYGALALFGVQLLVGLLAGTVYVLPNVLSELLPFNILRMIHTNALIVWLLMGFFGAAYYLIPEEAERELHSPKLAYIQFGLFMFGALAAVVGYVFRIHEGREFLEQPTWIKVAIVVVALMFLYNISMTVLKGRRTVITNILVMGLWGIALFFLFSFYNPTNLALDKMYWWYVVHLWVEGVWELVMASILAFLMIKMTGVDREIVEKWLYAIVGLALFSGLLGTGHHYYWIGTPGYWQWIGSLFSTLEVAPFFFMVVFAVKMVLKGGRDHPNKAALLWSVGCAVTAFFGAGVWGFLHTLSWVNYYTHGTQVTAAHGHLAFFGAYVMINLAIFSYAMPHLRGVAPYHQTLNKASFWLMTGGMTVMTFALTFAGVVQVHLQRVMGMDYMTVQAEIAPFYWVRLAAGAAVFIGAVLYLYALLGPVPASRKTTGIGAAVQPAE, encoded by the coding sequence ATGAAATACGAATCCCAAAAGGTCGCGCTGCCCTACTTCTACGGCGCGCTGGCGCTGTTCGGCGTTCAGCTCCTGGTCGGCCTGCTGGCCGGCACGGTCTATGTGCTGCCCAACGTCCTGTCGGAACTGCTTCCCTTCAACATCCTGCGGATGATCCACACGAACGCACTGATCGTCTGGCTTCTGATGGGTTTCTTCGGTGCTGCCTACTACCTGATCCCCGAGGAGGCGGAGCGCGAGCTGCACAGCCCGAAGCTGGCCTACATCCAGTTCGGCCTGTTCATGTTCGGCGCGCTGGCCGCCGTCGTCGGCTACGTCTTTCGCATCCATGAGGGCCGGGAGTTCCTGGAACAGCCGACGTGGATCAAGGTCGCCATCGTCGTCGTCGCGCTGATGTTCCTCTACAACATCTCCATGACGGTGCTGAAGGGCCGGCGCACGGTCATCACCAACATCCTGGTGATGGGGCTGTGGGGCATCGCGCTGTTCTTCCTGTTCTCCTTCTACAACCCGACCAACCTCGCGCTGGACAAGATGTACTGGTGGTACGTCGTCCATCTCTGGGTCGAGGGTGTGTGGGAGCTGGTGATGGCCTCGATCCTCGCCTTCCTGATGATCAAGATGACCGGCGTCGACCGCGAGATCGTCGAGAAGTGGCTCTACGCCATTGTCGGCCTCGCCCTCTTCTCCGGCCTGCTGGGCACCGGGCACCATTACTACTGGATCGGCACGCCGGGCTACTGGCAGTGGATCGGCTCGCTGTTCTCGACGCTGGAGGTCGCCCCCTTCTTCTTCATGGTCGTCTTCGCGGTGAAGATGGTGCTGAAGGGCGGGCGCGATCACCCGAACAAGGCCGCCCTGCTGTGGTCGGTCGGCTGCGCGGTGACGGCCTTCTTCGGCGCCGGCGTCTGGGGCTTCCTGCACACGCTGTCCTGGGTCAACTACTACACCCACGGCACGCAGGTGACGGCGGCGCACGGGCATCTCGCCTTCTTCGGCGCCTATGTGATGATCAACCTCGCCATCTTCAGCTACGCCATGCCGCATCTGCGCGGCGTCGCGCCCTACCACCAGACCCTCAACAAGGCCAGCTTCTGGTTGATGACCGGCGGCATGACGGTGATGACCTTCGCCCTGACCTTCGCCGGGGTCGTGCAGGTCCACCTGCAGCGCGTGATGGGCATGGATTACATGACCGTCCAGGCGGAGATCGCCCCCTTCTACTGGGTGCGTCTGGCCGCCGGTGCGGCGGTGTTCATCGGCGCCGTCCTCTATCTCTACGCCCTGCTCGGGCCGGTGCCCGCGTCCCGCAAGACCACCGGGATCGGCGCCGCCGTGCAGCCCGCCGAGTGA
- a CDS encoding CbbQ/NirQ/NorQ/GpvN family protein, whose product MTRSALKAVADDLDIPYYKAVGDECELFEHAFRHRLPLLLKGPTGCGKTRFVSHMAARLGRPLYTVSCHDDLTAADLTGRYLLKGGDTVWADGPLTRAVREGAVCYLDEVVEARKDVTVVLHPLTDDRRLLPLDRTGELLEAPDDFMLVASYNPGYQNVLKTLKPSTRQRFLAIEFDFPAPEDEAVIVARESGLPEGRVAPLVRLAGALRALKGQDLEEGVSTRLLVYCATLIRSGVKPERAIRTALIEPLTDDADVRQALLRVADIALG is encoded by the coding sequence ATGACCCGCAGCGCCCTGAAGGCCGTCGCGGACGACCTCGACATCCCCTACTACAAGGCCGTCGGCGACGAGTGCGAGCTGTTCGAGCACGCCTTCCGCCACCGCCTGCCGCTGCTGCTGAAGGGGCCGACGGGCTGCGGCAAGACGCGCTTCGTCTCGCACATGGCGGCCCGGCTGGGTCGTCCCCTCTACACCGTGTCCTGCCACGACGACCTGACCGCCGCCGACCTGACCGGGCGTTACCTGCTGAAGGGTGGCGACACGGTGTGGGCGGACGGCCCGCTGACCCGCGCCGTGCGCGAGGGCGCCGTCTGCTACCTCGACGAGGTGGTGGAGGCGCGCAAGGACGTGACCGTCGTGCTCCACCCGCTGACCGACGACCGCCGCCTGCTGCCGCTCGACCGCACTGGCGAACTGCTGGAGGCGCCCGACGACTTCATGCTGGTCGCCTCCTACAACCCCGGTTACCAGAACGTCCTGAAGACCCTGAAGCCCAGCACCCGCCAGCGTTTCCTCGCCATCGAATTCGACTTCCCGGCGCCGGAGGACGAGGCCGTCATCGTCGCCCGCGAGAGCGGCCTGCCGGAGGGGCGCGTCGCCCCGCTGGTCCGGCTGGCCGGGGCGCTGCGCGCCCTGAAGGGCCAGGACCTTGAGGAAGGCGTCTCCACCCGCCTGCTCGTCTACTGCGCCACGCTGATCCGCTCCGGCGTCAAGCCCGAGCGGGCGATCCGCACCGCGCTGATCGAGCCGCTGACCGACGACGCCGACGTGCGGCAGGCGCTGCTGCGCGTCGCCGACATCGCCTTGGGCTAA
- a CDS encoding flavin reductase family protein, producing MTLRLDDAPAPPTRHFDFATLPAPDRYRLLTAAVLPRPIAWAVTRSAEGRVNAAPYSFFNVFGSDRPVVCLGVLARPDRPKDTVVNIRETREFVINLVPFALAEAMNLTCVEAPPEVDETRLAGLATLPSVAVRPPRIAASPVAFECRLIHEFESGPGQWLFVGEVLHAHVATRVLTGNPERPRIDHEALDLVARMHGPSAYLRTRDVFDLVRPVWADTAPQPTETHCKERQA from the coding sequence ATGACCTTACGACTTGACGACGCCCCCGCCCCTCCAACGCGCCATTTCGATTTCGCCACGTTGCCGGCACCCGACCGCTACCGCCTTCTGACCGCCGCGGTCCTGCCACGGCCGATCGCCTGGGCGGTCACCCGCTCGGCCGAGGGACGGGTGAACGCGGCCCCCTATTCCTTCTTCAACGTCTTCGGCTCCGACCGGCCGGTGGTCTGTCTCGGCGTGCTGGCACGCCCGGACCGGCCGAAGGACACGGTGGTCAACATCCGGGAGACCCGCGAGTTCGTGATCAACCTCGTCCCCTTCGCGCTGGCGGAGGCGATGAACCTCACCTGCGTGGAGGCGCCGCCCGAGGTGGACGAGACCCGGCTCGCCGGGCTCGCCACCCTGCCGAGCGTTGCGGTCCGGCCGCCGCGCATCGCCGCATCGCCGGTCGCCTTCGAATGCCGTCTGATCCACGAGTTCGAAAGCGGCCCCGGACAGTGGCTGTTCGTGGGCGAGGTGCTGCACGCCCATGTCGCGACGCGCGTCCTGACCGGCAACCCCGAACGCCCCCGCATCGACCATGAGGCGCTCGACCTCGTCGCCCGCATGCACGGCCCCTCGGCCTATCTGCGCACCCGCGACGTCTTCGATCTGGTCCGGCCGGTCTGGGCCGACACCGCGCCTCAACCCACCGAAACACACTGCAAGGAACGACAAGCATGA
- a CDS encoding ABC transporter permease, translating into MEANTKAHAAAPPFMQRAPRRAVSPRILTDRSFRAAMGLTAFFAVWQALTSLGVIDAFLLPSPIAVAGALWDMALDGSLWVHLGASLQRVAVGFALACVVGMALGLMCGWWRGVADFVRPVVEALRPIPPLAWIPITILWFGLGDAASYFLVFLGAVFPAFVATYTAVRGLDRNQMNAALCLGATPWQLFTDVLIPASLPIILPGLRIALGVGWMCVVTAELIAAQTGLGYLIQQSRMLFQINNVVAGMVAIGLVGFAMSAVLERIERRVNAWAPSERN; encoded by the coding sequence ATGGAAGCGAACACGAAAGCCCATGCGGCGGCACCGCCTTTCATGCAGAGGGCGCCGCGCCGCGCCGTGAGTCCCCGCATTCTGACGGACCGGTCCTTCCGCGCGGCGATGGGCCTCACGGCCTTCTTCGCCGTCTGGCAGGCGCTGACCTCGCTCGGCGTCATCGATGCCTTCCTGCTGCCGTCGCCGATCGCGGTGGCAGGGGCGCTGTGGGACATGGCGCTCGACGGCTCGCTGTGGGTCCATCTCGGCGCCAGCCTGCAGCGGGTGGCCGTCGGCTTCGCGCTCGCCTGCGTCGTCGGCATGGCGCTCGGGCTGATGTGCGGCTGGTGGCGCGGCGTCGCGGACTTCGTGCGGCCGGTGGTCGAGGCGCTGCGCCCCATCCCGCCGCTCGCCTGGATCCCGATCACCATTCTGTGGTTCGGGCTCGGTGACGCCGCGTCCTACTTCCTGGTCTTCCTCGGCGCCGTCTTCCCCGCCTTCGTCGCCACCTACACGGCGGTGCGCGGCCTCGACCGGAACCAGATGAACGCGGCGCTCTGCCTCGGCGCGACGCCCTGGCAGCTGTTCACCGACGTGCTGATCCCCGCCTCCCTGCCGATCATCCTGCCGGGGCTGCGGATCGCGCTGGGCGTGGGCTGGATGTGCGTGGTGACCGCCGAGCTGATCGCCGCGCAGACCGGCCTCGGCTACCTGATCCAGCAGTCGCGCATGCTGTTCCAGATCAACAACGTCGTTGCGGGCATGGTGGCCATCGGTCTCGTCGGCTTCGCCATGTCCGCCGTCCTCGAGCGGATCGAGCGTCGGGTGAACGCCTGGGCGCCTTCCGAGCGCAATTGA
- a CDS encoding ABC transporter ATP-binding protein, producing the protein MAANTALKTPAPPSGTPQAQPADIQIDIRNLGKVYGGTSSDNMVVALDGVDLRIRRGEFISLLGPSGCGKSTLLGIVAGFQSASSGTLLQNGRPIVKPDPSRTVVFQDYALFGWMTVQQNVEFGLKAKGMAKKQRAEIARSLIDMVRLTGFEEKYPHQISGGMKQRAAIARALAPDPDILLMDEPFGALDAQTRVLLQEEIARISSEAGKTVIFVTHGIDEAVFLADRVVVMSPRPGRVREEVTVPLPRPRTAEMRSDPWFVSTVNDLWETLKPEWQKGE; encoded by the coding sequence ATGGCCGCCAACACCGCACTCAAGACCCCCGCCCCGCCCTCCGGCACGCCGCAGGCCCAGCCGGCCGACATCCAGATCGACATCCGGAATCTGGGCAAGGTCTATGGCGGAACCTCGTCCGACAACATGGTGGTCGCGCTCGACGGGGTCGATCTGCGCATCCGCCGCGGCGAGTTCATCTCGCTGCTCGGCCCCTCGGGCTGCGGGAAATCGACCCTGCTCGGCATCGTCGCCGGCTTCCAGTCGGCGTCGAGCGGGACGCTCCTGCAGAACGGGCGCCCCATCGTCAAGCCGGACCCGTCGCGCACGGTCGTCTTCCAGGACTACGCGCTGTTCGGCTGGATGACCGTGCAGCAGAACGTGGAGTTCGGCCTGAAGGCCAAGGGCATGGCGAAGAAGCAGCGCGCGGAGATCGCCCGCTCGCTGATCGACATGGTCCGGCTGACCGGCTTCGAGGAGAAGTACCCGCACCAGATCTCCGGCGGCATGAAGCAGCGGGCGGCCATCGCCCGCGCGCTCGCCCCGGACCCCGACATCCTGCTGATGGACGAGCCGTTCGGCGCGCTGGACGCGCAGACCCGCGTGCTTCTGCAGGAGGAGATCGCCCGCATTTCGTCCGAGGCCGGCAAGACGGTGATCTTCGTCACCCACGGCATCGACGAGGCGGTGTTCCTGGCCGACCGCGTGGTGGTGATGAGCCCGCGGCCCGGCCGGGTGCGCGAGGAGGTCACCGTGCCGCTGCCGCGGCCCCGCACGGCCGAGATGCGCTCCGATCCCTGGTTCGTCTCCACGGTCAACGACCTGTGGGAGACCCTGAAACCCGAATGGCAAAAAGGGGAATGA
- a CDS encoding ABC transporter substrate-binding protein produces the protein MNVTSTLSRRRFGQLAAGIAAAATLAKPAILRAQGADVVKMGWFNTTTVSAQIAHVLMRTDIAARNGLRMNMIQLNASPAVNEAIVSNAADVGTLSDFAAVTTMAVGAPVTTIASQARFRSAVLVTKKSGITDVAGLKGKQVYGTFGITAFQNAQEAMIKAGLTPGRDMTFVNVGPAELADAVGAQRIDAFFTYDPFVSFFENAGFAQVVSENLTPVIVLTANNRFFKDRPEVAERFLLANSQALYFASQNHDLVNGWFRSLEPAKNIPEAVLEKASGYDPAWNAKAPTDIKAALSDEQIKKLNQLAEWGVEAKLLPRLPDVSKFVDTTIAGKVDAAFAAQNFDPKTVKIVG, from the coding sequence ATGAACGTGACCTCGACACTCTCGCGCCGTCGTTTCGGCCAGCTCGCCGCCGGCATCGCCGCCGCCGCAACCCTCGCCAAGCCGGCGATCCTCCGCGCGCAGGGCGCGGACGTCGTCAAGATGGGCTGGTTCAACACCACCACCGTGTCGGCCCAAATCGCCCATGTGCTGATGCGCACCGACATCGCGGCCCGCAACGGCCTGCGCATGAACATGATCCAGCTCAACGCCTCGCCGGCGGTGAACGAGGCGATCGTGTCGAACGCGGCCGACGTCGGCACGCTGTCCGACTTCGCCGCCGTCACCACCATGGCCGTCGGTGCGCCGGTCACCACCATCGCCTCGCAGGCGCGCTTCCGCTCGGCCGTGCTGGTGACCAAGAAGTCGGGGATCACCGACGTCGCCGGGCTGAAGGGCAAGCAGGTCTACGGCACCTTCGGCATCACGGCCTTCCAGAACGCCCAGGAGGCGATGATCAAGGCCGGCCTCACCCCCGGCCGCGACATGACCTTCGTCAATGTCGGGCCGGCGGAGCTGGCCGACGCGGTGGGCGCGCAACGGATCGACGCCTTCTTCACCTACGACCCGTTCGTGAGCTTCTTCGAGAACGCGGGCTTCGCCCAGGTCGTTTCGGAGAATCTGACCCCGGTCATCGTGCTGACCGCGAACAACCGCTTCTTCAAGGACCGGCCCGAGGTGGCGGAGCGCTTCCTGCTCGCCAACTCCCAGGCGCTGTACTTCGCCAGCCAGAACCACGACCTCGTCAACGGCTGGTTCCGCTCGCTGGAGCCGGCGAAGAACATCCCGGAGGCCGTGCTGGAAAAGGCGTCGGGCTACGACCCCGCCTGGAACGCCAAGGCGCCCACCGACATCAAGGCGGCGCTCTCCGACGAGCAGATCAAAAAGCTGAACCAGCTCGCCGAATGGGGCGTCGAGGCGAAGCTGCTGCCGCGCCTGCCGGACGTTTCGAAGTTCGTCGACACGACCATCGCCGGCAAGGTGGACGCCGCCTTCGCCGCCCAGAACTTCGATCCGAAGACGGTCAAGATCGTCGGCTGA
- a CDS encoding TrmB family transcriptional regulator, producing MNLEEKLSRIGISGTLYKLYLTTIRLGGGSVTEVAAGAGMARTTAHDALAKLEAEGLVRFVDHGKRRFVVAQDPGILLERSEARRQMLEDVMPVLRSMYHHENGQPNVRFHPGPEGIRTVLWETLSGDEKELRATLSMRELMVEPGLEEMERYLKERARRGIWLRVIRSEERDIAPIWPSSQEERRELRYAPATYNLAMTCFIHGSKVSVISSGRESYGLILDSADFAAFQASMFDAMWSLSTPAPTIP from the coding sequence GTGAATCTGGAGGAGAAGCTGTCCCGGATCGGCATATCGGGGACGCTCTACAAGCTCTATCTGACGACGATCCGCCTTGGCGGCGGCTCCGTCACGGAGGTGGCCGCAGGCGCCGGCATGGCCCGCACCACGGCGCACGACGCTCTCGCCAAGCTGGAGGCGGAGGGGCTCGTCCGCTTCGTCGATCACGGCAAGCGCCGCTTCGTGGTCGCCCAGGACCCGGGCATCCTGCTGGAGCGCAGCGAGGCCCGGCGGCAGATGCTCGAAGACGTGATGCCGGTCCTGCGGTCGATGTACCATCACGAGAACGGCCAGCCGAACGTCCGCTTCCACCCCGGCCCCGAAGGCATCCGCACCGTCCTGTGGGAGACGCTGAGCGGCGACGAGAAGGAACTGCGCGCCACCCTGTCCATGCGGGAGCTGATGGTCGAGCCGGGGCTGGAGGAGATGGAGCGCTATTTGAAGGAGCGGGCGCGGCGCGGCATCTGGCTGCGGGTGATCCGCTCGGAGGAGCGCGACATCGCGCCGATCTGGCCGTCGAGCCAGGAGGAGCGGCGCGAACTGCGCTACGCGCCCGCCACCTACAACCTCGCGATGACCTGCTTCATCCACGGCAGCAAGGTTTCGGTCATCTCGTCGGGCCGCGAGAGCTACGGCCTGATCCTCGACAGCGCCGATTTCGCGGCCTTCCAGGCGTCCATGTTCGACGCCATGTGGAGCCTGAGCACCCCGGCGCCGACCATTCCCTGA
- a CDS encoding c-type cytochrome, with the protein MTERFTKAAARNIFYGGSLFFFAAFVSLTAASHIYVVNTGTDSKGLTDSVARGKHVWEKNSCINCHTLLGEGAYFAPELGNVWIRYGGDKDPEGARAALAGWMAAQPSGIEGRRQMPQFHLTEQEVNDLAAFLEWTSRINTQNWPPKISG; encoded by the coding sequence ATGACGGAACGCTTCACCAAAGCGGCCGCCCGAAACATTTTTTACGGCGGGTCGCTCTTCTTCTTCGCCGCCTTCGTCTCGCTGACGGCGGCAAGCCACATCTACGTCGTCAACACCGGCACCGACAGCAAGGGGCTGACCGACAGCGTCGCCCGCGGCAAGCATGTGTGGGAGAAGAACTCCTGCATCAACTGCCACACGCTGCTGGGCGAGGGCGCCTATTTCGCGCCGGAACTGGGCAATGTCTGGATCCGCTACGGCGGCGACAAGGACCCGGAGGGCGCGCGCGCCGCGTTGGCCGGCTGGATGGCCGCCCAGCCCAGCGGCATCGAGGGCCGCCGCCAGATGCCGCAGTTCCACCTGACGGAGCAGGAGGTCAACGACCTCGCCGCATTCCTGGAGTGGACCAGCCGCATCAACACCCAGAACTGGCCGCCCAAGATTTCCGGCTGA